In the genome of Synechococcus sp. CB0101, the window GTGGTCGTGGTCGTGGTCGTCATGGTCATGCGAGCCGTGGTCCCCATGGTCTTCACGCTCCAGCCCCAACAACAACGCCGCCGGCACCTCACCGCGTTGCATCGGCAGCACCGACACCCCTGGGCGAGCCTGGGCTGTGATCTGGGCCGTAATCGCTTCGATTTGATCGGCCTGCAACCGGTCAGCGCGGCTCACCAACACCAGATCAGCCGCATCCAGCTGATCGTGAAACAGCTCCTCGATGGTGCTGAGGTGATCGAGGTTGGGATCGGCCAGGCGCTGCGCCTCGAGGGCCGTGGGATCTCCCACCACGCTGCCGGCAGCAAGGGCCTCACCATCCACCACCGTGATCACGCCGCTCACACGGGTGCGGGTGCGGATTTCAGGCCAACCAAAGGCCTGCACCAGCGGCACCGGCAGGGCCAAACCACTGGTTTCCACAACGATCCCATCGAGTTGATCGGCGCGCTCCAGCAGCACCTGCATCGTGGGCAGAAACTCGTCCTGCACCGTGCAGCAAAGGCAGCCGTTAGCGAGCTCCACCACGCGGCCATCGAGCTCCTCCTCCGGGCAGAAGCCGCAGCTGCGGATCAGATCGCCATCGATCCCCACCTCGCCGAATTCGTTGACAAGAACGGCGAGGCGCAATCCGCTGTTCAGCAGCAGCTGGCGGAGCAGCGTGGATTTACCCGCGCCCAGAAAGCCCGTCACCACGGTGACCGGCAAGCGCCGATGGGTTGCAGGCATCTCAGGCGACCAGAGTGGTCCAGCTGAAGGCGGCGCCGATGCCGATCAAGGTTCCCGCCAGCAGAGTGCGCGTCTGAACATTGAGCTGTTGCGCAACGCCTCGCAGGCTGAGCAGCGCCAGCAGCAGGGCTCCCTGGCTCAGCAACAGGCCGAGGAGATAGGTGGCGATGGGGGTGCTCTCCCAACCGATCACAGAACCGCTGAGCACGTAGCCATGCAGCGCAAAGGCCGGGAGCAGCAGGCCCTGGGGCAAGCGGCCCAGCACCACCAGGCCTTCCACAACCAACGTGAGCGACACCAACAGCTCAGCCGCCGGCAAACCGGGCCAGATCAGACCCAGGGAACTGCCTGCGAGCCCCACGGCGAGCAGGGTGATCATCCAGCGGCCGGAGCGCTGCAGACCCACCAGGGCGAGGGCCACCAAAAACAGCAGGTGA includes:
- the cobW gene encoding cobalamin biosynthesis protein CobW, coding for MPATHRRLPVTVVTGFLGAGKSTLLRQLLLNSGLRLAVLVNEFGEVGIDGDLIRSCGFCPEEELDGRVVELANGCLCCTVQDEFLPTMQVLLERADQLDGIVVETSGLALPVPLVQAFGWPEIRTRTRVSGVITVVDGEALAAGSVVGDPTALEAQRLADPNLDHLSTIEELFHDQLDAADLVLVSRADRLQADQIEAITAQITAQARPGVSVLPMQRGEVPAALLLGLEREDHGDHGSHDHDDHDHDHDHHDHSHVAMQSAVIRLEGAFERSQLEAALDAQIRSQQLLRLKGRAWLPGKRHPLQIQAVGPRIECWFDSQAPAERPAADGLEVVALGLSVDGAALKQALQA
- a CDS encoding HupE/UreJ family protein; protein product: MFHRLMPVAGALALLVAGPALAHHPMEGMQLVPSAFTGLISGLAHPLLGPDHLLFLVALALVGLQRSGRWMITLLAVGLAGSSLGLIWPGLPAAELLVSLTLVVEGLVVLGRLPQGLLLPAFALHGYVLSGSVIGWESTPIATYLLGLLLSQGALLLALLSLRGVAQQLNVQTRTLLAGTLIGIGAAFSWTTLVA